A single region of the Aurantiacibacter sp. MUD11 genome encodes:
- a CDS encoding glycosyltransferase family A protein — protein sequence MNAVSVIIPVHNGERFVGEAIESALCQSLGPMEVVVVDDGSTDNSADIARSFGDKVRCFVQACKGPAAARNHGIAQARGQILAFLDADDLWLEDKLAAQVPMIGEYDLAFTLIEKFRDPDCPDGVGEAATETAQPGLLPTTMVCRASAFEQIGGFDEDLRGGELIDWLDRGREAGLKELMVPRVLARRRIHADNLTWQSTSREAYLQVIAKKLQRARKGADRG from the coding sequence ATGAATGCGGTGAGCGTGATAATTCCTGTTCACAATGGTGAGCGGTTTGTCGGTGAGGCGATCGAGAGTGCCTTGTGCCAGAGTCTCGGCCCGATGGAGGTTGTCGTCGTCGACGACGGATCGACCGACAACAGCGCAGACATTGCTCGATCCTTCGGCGACAAGGTGCGCTGCTTCGTCCAAGCCTGCAAAGGTCCGGCGGCCGCACGCAACCACGGAATTGCGCAAGCCCGCGGCCAGATCCTGGCTTTCCTCGATGCCGACGACCTGTGGCTGGAAGACAAGCTGGCAGCGCAGGTTCCGATGATCGGGGAATATGACCTCGCGTTTACGCTGATAGAGAAATTCCGAGATCCGGATTGCCCGGACGGTGTTGGAGAAGCGGCAACCGAGACGGCTCAACCCGGTCTTCTGCCAACGACAATGGTCTGCCGCGCCAGCGCATTCGAACAGATCGGCGGTTTCGACGAAGACTTGCGTGGCGGCGAATTGATCGATTGGCTCGATCGCGGCCGCGAGGCGGGGCTGAAGGAGCTGATGGTGCCGCGCGTGCTGGCGCGCAGACGCATTCATGCCGATAACCTGACGTGGCAAAGCACGTCCAGAGAGGCCTATTTGCAGGTCATTGCGAAGAAGCTTCAGCGGGCACGAAAGGGTGCCGATCGTGGATAA
- a CDS encoding glycosyltransferase family 4 protein gives MRVLYLAERFFPFVGGIESMSEHLLRALQSRGYEVLIVTSHCDQKMPDRDEWRGMPVHRLEMLTSLSRRDIRAILETRARMREIKAGFRPEIAHLQFSGPSPIFHFDTQSPAPVPTVLTLHSVAASATSNRSLFLDVVGKADWIAPVSAHMRDWTLGHAPDASGKTSVVYNGIPDGQVLEDLPDRAGQPASILWVGRMVEWKRVDRLVDAFAILRTQGHEVQLVLAGDGPERSSLEQRVADAGLEDHVTFTGWVDSDQRSALMKTASVFAIPSEANENLPMAALEASGHALPIVGSAVSGLPEIVEHDGSGLLIENIDPASLADALKTILTRPDLAEAMGIRAREIVRQRFSMNAMVEGYIGIYEKLREAAS, from the coding sequence ATGAGGGTTCTCTATCTGGCAGAGCGGTTCTTCCCCTTCGTCGGGGGTATCGAAAGCATGAGCGAGCACCTGCTGCGCGCTCTGCAAAGTCGTGGCTACGAGGTCCTGATAGTTACCTCTCATTGCGATCAGAAAATGCCTGACAGGGACGAATGGCGCGGCATGCCTGTGCACCGGCTGGAGATGCTCACATCATTGTCCAGACGCGATATCCGCGCGATCCTGGAAACGCGCGCACGAATGCGGGAGATCAAGGCCGGCTTCCGGCCCGAGATCGCCCATCTGCAATTCAGCGGTCCATCGCCGATCTTCCATTTCGACACGCAGTCACCCGCCCCTGTCCCGACAGTCCTGACGTTGCATTCGGTTGCAGCCAGCGCGACCTCGAACCGCTCGCTGTTCCTTGACGTAGTGGGCAAAGCCGACTGGATCGCACCTGTTTCTGCACACATGCGCGACTGGACCTTGGGCCACGCGCCCGACGCAAGCGGCAAGACCAGCGTGGTCTACAATGGAATACCGGACGGCCAGGTGCTCGAAGACTTGCCCGATCGGGCAGGCCAGCCTGCCAGCATTCTCTGGGTTGGCCGGATGGTCGAATGGAAGCGGGTGGACAGGCTTGTCGATGCCTTTGCCATCCTTCGCACACAAGGACACGAAGTGCAGCTTGTGCTGGCTGGCGATGGGCCGGAGCGCTCCAGCCTCGAACAGCGTGTCGCTGACGCCGGGCTTGAAGACCATGTGACCTTTACCGGCTGGGTCGATTCCGATCAGCGTTCCGCACTCATGAAGACGGCCAGCGTGTTCGCCATTCCATCCGAGGCAAACGAAAACCTCCCGATGGCTGCCTTGGAGGCATCGGGTCATGCTTTGCCCATCGTCGGGTCTGCGGTTTCCGGCCTGCCGGAGATCGTCGAGCATGACGGCTCGGGGTTGCTGATCGAGAACATCGACCCTGCCAGCCTGGCTGACGCACTGAAGACAATCCTGACCCGACCGGACTTGGCCGAGGCCATGGGGATTCGCGCGCGAGAAATCGTCCGCCAGCGCTTCTCGATGAACGCAATGGTGGAAGGCTACATCGGGATCTACGAGAAGCTTCGCGAGGCTGCTTCGTAA
- a CDS encoding glycosyltransferase family 2 protein, with product MTDWRTSVIMPVFCGEKFIEEAIGSVLAQPSDWIEEIIVVDDGSTDATAAIVKACRGPIRYVYQDNSGPQHARNTGLALAKGNAVAFLDADDIWTPDKLALQLPLLEEADVVLGQTKILDDPDSAPFILPSLCCALMRKSAFDRIGNFDTELEYSDDLDWYLRAKEEELVFRVHKDTVLKHRRHENNLTKNKSKTEHYHLLMLLKSVKRRKGKGITEMPGFSDLTFLDRP from the coding sequence GTGACGGACTGGCGCACCAGCGTGATCATGCCGGTTTTTTGCGGGGAGAAGTTCATCGAAGAAGCCATCGGCAGCGTGCTCGCGCAACCATCCGATTGGATCGAAGAGATCATCGTCGTCGATGACGGTTCGACGGATGCTACGGCCGCCATCGTAAAGGCGTGCCGCGGACCGATCAGGTATGTGTACCAGGACAATTCAGGCCCCCAGCATGCTCGTAATACCGGGCTTGCGCTGGCTAAGGGTAATGCTGTCGCCTTCCTCGATGCAGATGACATCTGGACCCCTGACAAGCTGGCCCTGCAGCTTCCCTTGCTGGAAGAGGCAGACGTGGTCCTTGGTCAGACCAAGATCCTGGATGATCCGGATTCGGCACCCTTTATCCTGCCCAGCCTGTGCTGCGCCTTGATGCGCAAATCCGCATTTGACCGGATCGGCAATTTCGACACCGAACTTGAGTATTCGGACGACCTCGACTGGTATCTCAGGGCGAAAGAGGAGGAACTCGTCTTTCGGGTGCACAAGGACACGGTCCTGAAGCATCGGCGGCATGAGAACAACCTGACCAAAAACAAATCGAAAACAGAGCATTACCATCTCCTCATGTTGCTCAAGTCAGTGAAGCGACGGAAAGGGAAGGGCATCACGGAAATGCCAGGCTTCTCCGATCTCACGTTCTTGGATAGGCCCTGA
- a CDS encoding PqqD family peptide modification chaperone, with amino-acid sequence MLKIKSEDLIHENVNGEAIVLSIKTGTYYNLEGSAADIWAALEKGASISQLVELMQRRYDPVAEMQQDITDFLDRLIKENLVQEVADALPPEDLGQKASSAWQKPELVIYEDLQELLTIDPIHDVTDSGWPNAKGT; translated from the coding sequence TTGCTGAAGATAAAATCCGAAGATTTGATCCATGAGAATGTAAACGGAGAGGCAATTGTCCTGAGCATCAAGACTGGTACCTATTACAATCTTGAGGGATCGGCTGCCGACATTTGGGCTGCTCTCGAAAAGGGGGCGTCGATTTCACAGCTCGTGGAGCTGATGCAGAGACGATATGATCCTGTCGCCGAAATGCAGCAAGACATCACGGATTTCTTGGATAGGCTAATAAAGGAAAACCTTGTCCAGGAGGTCGCGGATGCTTTGCCGCCCGAAGACCTCGGCCAAAAGGCCTCGAGCGCCTGGCAGAAGCCCGAACTCGTAATCTATGAAGACCTCCAGGAACTGCTGACGATTGATCCCATACACGATGTCACGGACAGTGGATGGCCCAATGCAAAGGGCACCTGA
- a CDS encoding sulfotransferase family protein — protein MVHRPPDFVCIGEQRCGTTWLYQALRRHPDVRLPPVKSIGFFTRQSDLPAVAHMLAGEAPGEARKMRRVLRTKIRSFDQLSWFARYYFDHRGDDWYRGLFAKAGDRLTGEFCHRYAQATPAQLAAMRSSFPDLKLVFLIRDPIDRAWSGLCRYLARTGRVIGTDWELSDFRSALTAASAIQKSKYASTIRALRSEFPEEQIQIGYLEELKDDAAQFLAGISHWLGIPPLAEELLPPPTQSRTSSYSMPEAVEKWLAQELVTDISDACQLLGSPISAKWVERAERLGV, from the coding sequence ATGGTTCACAGGCCTCCGGATTTTGTCTGCATCGGCGAACAGCGATGTGGCACGACCTGGCTTTATCAGGCTTTGCGGCGCCATCCCGACGTCCGGCTTCCTCCGGTCAAATCGATAGGCTTCTTCACACGGCAGAGTGATCTGCCTGCGGTTGCGCACATGCTTGCTGGAGAGGCGCCTGGGGAAGCGCGCAAGATGCGCCGTGTGTTGCGCACGAAGATCCGCAGTTTCGATCAGCTGTCGTGGTTTGCGCGCTACTACTTCGATCACCGTGGCGACGATTGGTATCGCGGGTTGTTCGCGAAGGCCGGCGATCGCCTGACCGGCGAATTCTGCCATCGATATGCACAGGCGACGCCTGCTCAACTGGCTGCGATGCGCAGCAGCTTCCCCGATCTCAAGCTGGTTTTCCTCATACGTGACCCGATAGACCGGGCCTGGTCGGGACTGTGCCGTTACCTCGCGCGAACGGGCCGGGTGATCGGAACCGACTGGGAATTGTCCGACTTTCGCAGCGCACTGACTGCGGCCTCCGCCATTCAGAAATCGAAGTACGCTTCGACCATTCGCGCGTTAAGGTCCGAGTTCCCCGAGGAGCAGATCCAAATTGGCTACCTGGAGGAGCTGAAGGACGATGCCGCGCAGTTCCTGGCGGGCATATCGCATTGGCTGGGCATCCCTCCGCTCGCAGAAGAGCTGCTGCCTCCACCCACACAGAGCCGGACATCAAGTTACAGCATGCCGGAAGCTGTCGAGAAGTGGTTGGCGCAAGAGCTTGTGACCGACATTAGCGACGCCTGCCAATTGCTTGGATCGCCGATTTCGGCCAAGTGGGTAGAGCGTGCCGAACGCCTCGGCGTATAG
- a CDS encoding glycosyltransferase family 4 protein, with product MVDRVPHPAFNGVTRYMRELAARAADTPPDLDLAVLHWGRCISPRTWLRMSRPGMRLPRRLVEFNKQKLFPFGVRRSGAALLHFPAHGIPPEWLQTGKPNLISLHGAAAQVAPEWDTDPERFLKLRRTVATACETNTHFVTFSRFARQEIIDHYGIDAERIDVIPHGVDHSQFRPQSAAERTAFRERTGLKAPFALYLGPCAPRKNVETTIRAFALARERFGFDHHLLLAGRRHAHQQRLEALVKEEGLADFVHFQGPVAPADLVGLYNAASAFLFASRYEGFGLPILEAMACGTPVVTCATTATGEIAGNAALTIPTPDDLDALADAIGKVLTDQDMAGSISQEGLKRAAEFSWERSAKAHFALYRRLISQSRSSAP from the coding sequence ATGGTCGATCGCGTACCACATCCGGCCTTCAACGGTGTCACGCGGTACATGCGAGAGCTGGCTGCTCGCGCTGCCGACACTCCGCCAGACCTCGACCTTGCAGTCCTGCACTGGGGCCGGTGCATATCTCCCAGAACCTGGCTGCGAATGAGCCGCCCGGGAATGAGACTTCCGCGAAGGCTGGTGGAGTTCAACAAGCAGAAGCTCTTCCCTTTCGGTGTCCGGCGCAGCGGAGCCGCGCTGTTGCACTTTCCCGCTCACGGCATTCCGCCCGAATGGCTGCAAACCGGCAAACCGAACCTGATTTCACTGCATGGGGCTGCGGCTCAGGTTGCCCCGGAATGGGATACCGATCCCGAGAGATTCCTGAAGCTGCGCCGCACTGTGGCCACAGCCTGCGAAACGAATACGCATTTCGTGACCTTTTCCCGCTTTGCCCGGCAGGAGATTATCGATCACTACGGCATTGACGCGGAACGTATCGACGTGATCCCTCACGGCGTCGATCATTCCCAATTCCGACCGCAGAGTGCAGCCGAACGCACGGCTTTTCGTGAGCGCACAGGCCTCAAGGCTCCCTTTGCGCTGTACTTAGGGCCGTGCGCGCCGCGAAAGAACGTCGAGACGACAATCCGAGCGTTTGCGCTGGCTCGCGAACGTTTCGGTTTTGACCATCACCTTCTGCTTGCCGGCAGACGACACGCGCACCAGCAAAGACTTGAGGCGCTCGTCAAAGAAGAAGGGCTGGCCGACTTCGTCCACTTCCAGGGGCCCGTTGCTCCGGCCGATCTGGTCGGCTTGTACAATGCAGCCTCCGCCTTCCTTTTCGCTTCGCGCTACGAGGGGTTCGGCCTGCCGATATTGGAAGCGATGGCTTGCGGCACGCCCGTCGTGACATGCGCGACAACTGCGACGGGAGAGATTGCCGGCAATGCTGCCCTGACGATACCCACACCTGACGATCTGGACGCGCTTGCCGACGCCATAGGCAAAGTGCTGACTGATCAGGACATGGCCGGTTCGATCAGTCAGGAAGGACTAAAACGCGCAGCGGAGTTCAGCTGGGAGCGCTCCGCAAAGGCCCATTTCGCCTTGTATCGCCGACTTATCAGCCAATCACGGAGCAGCGCGCCATGA
- a CDS encoding sulfotransferase, translated as MTDDMLIHIGFHKTGSSFLQHQVFADDQLGFGLVRRKDPEVAEAIRHEHPYRFRPDVARHKLRAQCAEQREKGRYPVLSHEGLSGQIFCGGFDSLGIMRRLNEVEPNARILIVIREQTGMLISLYNQYVRSGGREHFQDFLRHPGGGQLHFHRDHLSYHNLIGAYQQAFGPDRVLALPYEMLKRDQVDFVTRIMKFCQLDLDDDGQKRVAGLGTVNPSIPPVGNAIKRWTNFLARLPERAGIHGPVPFTITRKTNNRIKRYTRRIGELAPASWNSRLQERFRSTVLSEIGDHYRDSNRRTSELIGIDLAALGYDC; from the coding sequence ATGACTGACGACATGCTGATCCATATCGGCTTCCACAAGACCGGCTCGTCTTTCCTGCAGCATCAGGTCTTTGCCGACGACCAACTGGGTTTCGGCCTGGTCAGGCGCAAGGACCCCGAAGTCGCCGAGGCAATCCGGCATGAACATCCCTATCGCTTCAGGCCTGACGTGGCCCGCCACAAGTTGCGTGCGCAGTGTGCCGAGCAACGCGAGAAGGGTCGTTATCCCGTGCTTTCGCACGAAGGCCTATCCGGCCAGATCTTCTGCGGCGGTTTCGATAGCCTGGGCATCATGAGGCGGCTGAACGAGGTTGAGCCGAATGCGCGCATCCTGATCGTGATCAGGGAGCAGACGGGCATGCTCATTTCGCTCTACAATCAGTATGTGCGGTCCGGCGGGAGGGAACACTTTCAGGACTTCCTGCGCCATCCAGGCGGCGGACAGTTGCATTTCCACCGCGATCACCTGTCGTATCACAATCTGATCGGCGCCTATCAACAAGCCTTCGGCCCCGATCGCGTCCTGGCGCTGCCCTACGAAATGCTGAAACGGGATCAGGTCGACTTCGTGACGAGGATAATGAAATTCTGCCAGTTGGACCTGGACGATGACGGCCAGAAGCGCGTTGCCGGCCTTGGAACGGTCAATCCATCGATTCCGCCCGTCGGCAATGCCATCAAACGCTGGACGAACTTTCTCGCCCGCCTGCCGGAACGCGCAGGCATTCACGGCCCGGTGCCCTTCACCATCACGCGCAAGACCAACAACCGGATCAAGCGCTACACACGAAGGATTGGCGAGTTGGCCCCCGCTTCGTGGAACTCGCGTCTGCAGGAACGCTTTCGATCGACGGTATTGAGCGAGATCGGTGATCACTATCGCGACAGCAATCGCCGGACATCGGAACTGATCGGCATCGATCTGGCGGCGCTGGGCTACGACTGTTGA
- a CDS encoding NAD(P)/FAD-dependent oxidoreductase, which translates to MAIPAQADVVVVGSGPSGSMAAGLLAKAGVNVVILDKEAHPRLRVGENLIPHIWKYADMLGVTDDIVAANFVSKQGGRVCWAGDVSKIAFKEFGYERLGLHVERDEFDQILVRGAQRHGAKLFEKVVARRLNYDGSQNELHYDGPDGAGVIVAPYVIDASGQSGFLARQLGSRITNPDFRFRSVWGYFRNSRYYDAQGIVREHADIRKHKPVTYQHSLALDGNSGWCWHIPLREYTSIGFVLTKETVSALKRDFPDWETRFNHIVQSEPELAHLMEHATLREDGYHFINDFAGHSECVAGPGYFMIGDASGFFDPIYSVGVSLGMYGGALAAWATGECLKKPAHEARYRKMFQDQLVARLEIARGLALPHYASAPMDEDRAKAVLAASSRTELALIEAASKTNKRGHNLERLINA; encoded by the coding sequence ATGGCTATTCCCGCGCAAGCAGATGTTGTGGTCGTTGGTTCCGGGCCCAGCGGAAGCATGGCCGCCGGGCTGTTGGCCAAGGCTGGGGTGAATGTCGTAATTCTCGACAAGGAGGCTCACCCCAGGCTTCGTGTTGGCGAGAACCTGATCCCGCATATCTGGAAGTATGCCGATATGCTCGGCGTGACCGATGACATCGTCGCGGCCAATTTCGTCTCGAAGCAAGGCGGACGAGTTTGCTGGGCCGGCGACGTCAGCAAGATCGCCTTCAAGGAATTCGGATACGAACGGCTTGGCTTGCACGTGGAGCGCGATGAGTTTGACCAGATACTGGTACGCGGCGCACAGCGGCATGGCGCCAAGCTGTTCGAGAAGGTGGTCGCGCGAAGGCTGAACTACGACGGCTCGCAGAACGAACTGCACTATGATGGGCCGGATGGCGCTGGCGTGATCGTGGCGCCATACGTTATCGATGCCTCGGGTCAGTCGGGCTTCCTGGCGCGACAGTTGGGATCGCGCATCACGAATCCTGACTTCCGCTTCCGAAGCGTTTGGGGCTATTTTCGCAATTCGCGATATTATGATGCGCAAGGCATCGTTCGCGAGCATGCCGATATCCGCAAGCACAAGCCAGTTACCTACCAGCATTCATTGGCGCTCGACGGCAATTCCGGGTGGTGCTGGCACATCCCGCTTCGCGAATACACCAGCATCGGCTTTGTCCTGACCAAGGAAACCGTCTCGGCACTCAAACGGGACTTCCCAGACTGGGAAACACGCTTCAACCATATCGTGCAATCGGAGCCTGAACTTGCCCACCTGATGGAGCACGCAACGCTTCGCGAAGACGGCTATCATTTCATCAATGACTTTGCCGGTCATTCGGAATGCGTTGCCGGGCCCGGCTATTTCATGATCGGCGATGCCAGTGGTTTCTTCGATCCGATCTACTCCGTCGGCGTCAGCCTGGGGATGTATGGCGGTGCACTGGCAGCATGGGCAACGGGTGAGTGCCTGAAGAAGCCTGCCCACGAAGCGCGTTATCGCAAGATGTTTCAAGATCAGCTGGTCGCGCGGCTTGAAATCGCTCGCGGATTGGCCTTGCCGCATTATGCAAGCGCTCCGATGGATGAAGATCGTGCGAAGGCCGTCCTTGCTGCCAGTTCGCGAACCGAGCTGGCGCTGATCGAGGCGGCTTCGAAAACGAATAAGCGCGGGCATAATCTAGAGCGCCTGATCAACGCATGA
- a CDS encoding phosphopantetheine-binding protein, producing MVTSVADAHLAQLKGFFEQLPSATGQEITVEGDTELLSSGLLDSLQLFMLVSYIEDEMGIAVDPDDITPGNFETLNDLGRLLSRYEER from the coding sequence ATGGTAACTTCCGTTGCAGATGCGCATCTCGCGCAACTGAAGGGATTCTTCGAGCAACTGCCAAGTGCGACAGGGCAGGAAATCACGGTTGAGGGCGACACCGAACTGCTCTCGTCCGGGCTGCTGGATTCACTGCAGCTGTTCATGCTCGTCTCGTATATCGAGGACGAGATGGGGATCGCAGTCGATCCCGACGACATTACGCCTGGCAACTTCGAAACCCTGAACGACCTTGGCCGCCTGTTGAGCCGGTACGAGGAGCGCTAG
- a CDS encoding sulfotransferase family protein: MPDFLVIGAQKAGTTWLHHHLQQHDDVWLPPIKELHYFDRSPRPLFLDAFHGKYDRFMLRRWLRVGLDDVVQHPANLMWHARFFLTPRDDRWYARCFSNSGRAIAGEVCPAYARLDDAGVDRVAKLLPDAKIVYILRNPVERMWSQAAMYFSRYGHSGLANASIEQIERFLAWDKAQANNRYDTVISRWSRHFPDTQLHVAFYDQLEEDPADFFSGICRFLGIEPRCGEGLSEKIHAGEKVPMPPQIRRQLSAEYLPEVTRLDRRFANRYTADWVGALRSKIGTC, translated from the coding sequence TTGCCGGATTTCCTCGTTATCGGTGCCCAGAAAGCCGGGACAACCTGGCTGCATCATCATTTGCAGCAGCACGATGACGTATGGCTGCCGCCGATAAAGGAGCTGCACTATTTCGACCGCAGCCCTAGGCCCCTGTTCCTGGATGCGTTTCACGGCAAGTATGACCGTTTCATGTTGCGGCGCTGGTTGCGGGTCGGATTGGACGATGTGGTCCAGCACCCGGCGAACCTCATGTGGCACGCGCGCTTCTTCCTCACGCCAAGGGACGATCGCTGGTATGCCCGCTGCTTTTCGAACAGTGGCAGGGCCATCGCCGGGGAGGTCTGCCCCGCCTATGCCCGGCTGGACGATGCCGGGGTGGATCGCGTGGCCAAGCTGCTGCCCGACGCCAAGATCGTCTACATTCTGCGTAATCCCGTCGAGCGCATGTGGTCGCAGGCAGCGATGTACTTCTCACGGTACGGCCATTCCGGCCTCGCAAACGCCAGCATTGAGCAAATCGAGCGCTTTCTTGCCTGGGACAAGGCGCAGGCGAACAATCGCTATGACACGGTAATTTCCCGCTGGTCTCGACATTTCCCAGATACGCAATTGCACGTAGCGTTCTACGATCAACTCGAGGAAGACCCGGCCGATTTCTTCTCGGGGATCTGCCGGTTCCTCGGCATAGAGCCGCGGTGCGGCGAGGGTCTTTCGGAAAAAATCCATGCCGGCGAAAAGGTGCCGATGCCGCCGCAGATTCGGAGGCAACTGAGCGCCGAATATCTGCCCGAGGTCACGCGGCTAGATCGCAGGTTTGCCAATCGATACACAGCTGACTGGGTCGGCGCACTACGGTCTAAGATTGGTACTTGCTAG
- a CDS encoding SMP-30/gluconolactonase/LRE family protein, producing MRIVVDDPAMLDLVAGNASIERLASGMEFTEGPVWRASTQSLVFSDIPANRLMEWRNGSVVTLRHPCGHPNGNTLDREGRLISCAHSARCVYRELDNGERVVIAQEFAGLRLNSPNDVVVKSDGSIYFTDPPFGIAKHQRELGFSGIYRLAPSGELELLHKEMEAPNGLAFSPDERTLYVDDSSSHRLHAFRVLDDGRLGDQLQVLDMRRDLAGTPDGMKVDKRGNLFVTGPGGVWVISPDFVPLGRIELPEPPANCAWGDDGHSLYVTARQSLYRVRCLTSGHILPG from the coding sequence ATGCGCATCGTGGTGGATGATCCTGCCATGCTGGACCTTGTCGCCGGCAACGCCTCGATTGAACGGCTGGCCAGCGGCATGGAATTCACGGAGGGGCCAGTCTGGCGCGCGTCGACCCAATCGCTGGTCTTCAGCGACATTCCCGCCAACAGGCTGATGGAATGGCGGAACGGCTCCGTCGTTACGCTGCGTCATCCCTGCGGGCATCCCAATGGCAACACGCTGGACCGTGAAGGTCGGCTGATCAGCTGTGCTCACAGCGCGCGATGTGTCTATCGCGAACTGGATAATGGCGAGCGGGTTGTCATTGCGCAGGAATTCGCGGGACTGCGACTCAACAGCCCGAACGATGTCGTGGTGAAAAGCGATGGCAGCATCTATTTTACCGACCCTCCCTTCGGCATCGCCAAGCACCAGCGAGAACTCGGCTTCTCGGGCATCTACCGGCTTGCGCCATCGGGAGAACTGGAGCTCCTTCACAAGGAGATGGAGGCGCCCAACGGGCTTGCCTTCTCGCCCGACGAGCGCACGCTCTATGTCGACGATTCCAGCAGCCATAGGCTGCATGCCTTTCGCGTCCTCGACGACGGTCGGCTCGGCGATCAACTGCAGGTTCTGGACATGCGGCGCGATTTGGCGGGAACGCCCGACGGCATGAAGGTCGACAAGCGCGGGAACCTGTTCGTTACCGGACCGGGCGGCGTATGGGTCATCTCGCCAGACTTCGTTCCCCTGGGCAGGATCGAGCTTCCCGAACCGCCTGCAAACTGTGCATGGGGGGATGATGGGCACAGTCTCTACGTCACGGCACGCCAGTCGCTTTACCGCGTGCGTTGCCTGACTTCCGGTCATATCTTGCCGGGGTAG
- a CDS encoding Gfo/Idh/MocA family protein — MVRFGMIGCGNVGQLHLLWAQRCPDMQVVAVCDIDPEASQRAGEEFQAPHWSDHRRMLAEARCDLVSIAVPHAQLAPIANDCLEAGCHVLLEKPMARHVVEAAQLLLRAEELGLLVGCAYQYRGFHTPRAIKSLIDEGRIGQIRQIIWNWHEMRSQAYYQREPWKAEWSLAGGGLVMSQLSHDIDLLRDLAGDVVSVQAQFANHAHDTDMEDTLVATMRFRNGALATINASMNQPFAGNFRTIVGTKGMIRIPEARSLSGNPGDLIELGTFETATDAAIASFEDHHRQPKIGWTRLNTNPEARRRILPSRLRKTLKHVLGRVGVRRSWSGNPPRAGHGNLLWRFAEAIKAGSPLDPELDCRGALATLEVMNALYLAGMEQRQVSLPIDGHGYLAMLDRLSSGETKLPNC, encoded by the coding sequence ATGGTTCGTTTCGGGATGATCGGCTGCGGGAACGTGGGGCAGCTGCACCTGCTGTGGGCGCAGCGGTGCCCGGACATGCAGGTTGTGGCGGTCTGCGATATCGATCCCGAAGCTTCACAACGCGCAGGGGAGGAATTCCAGGCGCCGCACTGGTCGGATCACCGCAGAATGCTCGCAGAGGCGCGATGTGATCTCGTGTCCATCGCCGTACCCCATGCACAGCTCGCGCCGATCGCGAACGATTGCCTCGAAGCCGGTTGTCACGTCCTGCTGGAAAAGCCCATGGCGCGTCACGTTGTCGAGGCAGCGCAGCTCTTGCTCCGCGCGGAAGAACTGGGTCTCCTTGTCGGCTGCGCATATCAGTATCGCGGCTTCCACACTCCCCGAGCGATCAAGTCGCTGATCGACGAGGGGCGGATCGGGCAAATTCGTCAGATCATCTGGAACTGGCACGAGATGCGTTCGCAGGCATATTATCAGCGCGAGCCATGGAAGGCTGAGTGGTCGCTCGCAGGTGGCGGGCTCGTGATGAGCCAGTTGAGCCACGACATCGATCTCTTGCGGGACCTAGCCGGAGACGTGGTCAGCGTTCAGGCGCAATTCGCCAATCACGCGCATGACACCGACATGGAGGATACGCTTGTCGCCACCATGCGGTTCAGGAACGGTGCGCTCGCGACCATCAATGCCAGCATGAACCAGCCATTCGCCGGAAACTTCAGGACGATCGTCGGGACGAAGGGTATGATCCGTATCCCCGAGGCCCGAAGTCTTTCTGGCAATCCGGGTGACCTGATCGAGCTGGGAACGTTCGAGACGGCAACGGACGCCGCCATCGCGTCATTTGAAGATCATCACCGACAGCCGAAGATTGGCTGGACGAGACTGAATACCAATCCGGAGGCAAGACGGCGGATCCTGCCAAGTCGATTGCGCAAGACATTGAAGCATGTGCTTGGCCGCGTGGGGGTAAGACGCAGCTGGTCTGGCAATCCGCCTCGGGCGGGGCATGGCAACCTGCTCTGGCGCTTTGCGGAGGCCATCAAGGCCGGATCGCCGCTTGATCCAGAGCTTGATTGTCGCGGGGCGCTGGCAACGCTGGAAGTCATGAATGCGCTCTACCTGGCAGGAATGGAACAGCGGCAGGTATCGCTTCCGATCGATGGTCATGGCTATCTCGCCATGTTGGATCGGCTGTCCTCGGGCGAAACGAAGTTACCCAATTGCTGA